AATTTCAGACCTAGCTGTGCAATCAGATTAACTTTTAAGGGTACCTCCTCCTAAGAGATCAGAACTGGATTTTACATAGAATGGATTTACATGAACACTTCAGTTATCTCACAGGGCTTTACAAAGCAACAAATTATGTGGTGTCTGATTCAGCACTGGTTGTGTAGGCAAACAGCAGCTATTATATACTCAGGAAGAGCTCATGCATAACCTTGGACTTCAGCATCTATTTTAATGATAAGTGCCTTCATTTCAAGTAAAGAGACAAGGTCAAATTCTACTTTTATCTGCATCTGTGCAAACCCATCTTCAATGAGGCTGCATAACATCCAGGAGAATTAGATCCACTGGATTTTAAAGATACAGTGCCTGATCATGTCCAGTCGGTGCAAGAAGCCAGTCACAGTTGCAGTTCTGGCAGTCTTCTGAGCACAAGACTAGCATTGCTAGTGTTATTAACTACTCTAAATATAGAGGGAAGCAGGTGGGGAAATACCCATACCCACCCTGTACCTCCAGCATTACCCTGTCTCAGCGGGAAGTACATGGGTGGCACAGCAGCTGCGGTCCTGAAAGTACAATCTCTCCCACAACTCCCAGTGGGATAGCCTGATGCTACACCACCCACAGGGCTGCGCACAACTCTCATACTGTTTCGTTGTAGTTATAGGTTGTTGTAGGTTTTACCTTCAAGGTGGCATGAATATTCATTGGCTAAAATTCCTGTCTCTGTTAAAGCACATAATTAAATATCTTCTGCTCTGTTACATCAATATAAATGCAGACTAACTCCCCTGGAGTCAAAAGAGACATGCAggaagagagcagaatttgacataGTGTGAGAAATAAAATATGTGCTCTCAACACAGTGCAATTTGTTTAAACTATCTCCTGTTGTACATATGCCCAGATTTGTGTACAATGCATGGAACGAGAGGGCAGGCATTTCATTTAGGGTAATAGAAATATTCTGGGCTGGACAGAGAAACATTCAGGGTGACAAAGAAAGCCACTACACTCCTTAAGGGGAGCTTTACAAATATGGGCCAATTGTCAGTGGTGGGCCAGATTTTAGACTTAACGTTTAAAGTGTTAAGAGTAAATAAGTAATAAGGAAGGTTCTCAGAAAAGGGATCTATTTTGTTTTGCAGTAGGGTGACTGCTAGTCATCTACCAGTTTCTCAGCTGatttaaattggcatagctctgttgatATCAATGCAGCTAACACCACTTCATACTGCTGAAAAGGTGGCCTGGAGTGTTTATAATATGATTTATTAAAGCAGGGGACAGAGTATTGCTATTATACCACAGTTTGAACCACAGGGTTATTGATCATTTACATACCCATGTCGAGCTTAGCTCAGGAGCAGAATCTGGTTTTCAGTGAGGTTCCTGCCCTTTCACAAACCCATTTTTCCAGCAGGGTTGACTGAGACAGCAGGGGGTTGACTTATTTGCTTGCTGTCACAAAGCTAAGCAGAAGGACTTGAACTCAATACTTTTTTCCTGTGCTGTATGCTGCAGCCTTAGCTGGGAGACAGCGTAGGTGAGGTTTAACCCTACATCCTGAAAACATAAGACTTTATACATCCAGATTTCAATAGAAATGTCATAATTTATTCTGTTTGTATAAAAAGTCATAATCATGTAACAAAACCATGTCTTCTTTCCTAAGaagaaatatattatttcacATCATAAATAAAATCAGCAAACATACAACCCTGGGCAACTAAAAAAAAAGCACTCATCTGGTGCTTTCACGTCAGTGCTTAGGAAACAGTTTAAGATGTATTTACAGGATTACAGTACCCAAAAAATACTGAGGTATTTGGTTTCTCTAGAAATGAAACTTCAGGCTTGTGAAGGCAAGAACAATGCAtctacacaaaaataaataaataacaggaCTTTCATATAAAAGGGGACAGCATCACTGTTGCTTAGAATGTCCAGAAATGGTAATACCGGTGGGTATGTTATTTAACAAGGACTAGTCTCTTAGAACTGACGGACAAAGGGGAAATAACTCAGGAGAAGAAAGCAATGTTCTGTGTTCTTTGTCTCCTTTGTAGACATCCAGATATTGGTCGAAAATATGCCAACAAACTCAAGAAAGAACTAGCTCTCTGGAGTCAAGTCAGCCCCTCTGTATTTGCGACAATGTGTTCTGGGATGGATGGAATCCCATGTGAACCAAAATGACTGAAGACACTGTCCCTAGGGTTATTGCACTTTTTAGACAAGAGTCAAGTTTTTGTGTTCATCTACCCTTCAGCAGCTCGGAGAAGTGGTGATGGGACTCTGTAGATAGCTTAAAGCACTGGATGAAGGGTGTACAGGGATAGAGACTGGGAAGTTAAAGACAGTGGTGGTTGATGTTCCTCTGTCCAATACAGACATGGCAGGGCTTCCCGCCTCTGCTGAGCAGTTGGGGGCTAGGACTTGAGACTCAAACTGAAGTAGCTGCCCCATGAAGCTGAAATTTGGGGAGATGATGCTTCTCCTCTGCTTCACAAACTCAAAGGCCTCATCTAGTTTGACTCGGTTGGTCCTCATCAGATAAGCAAGGCAGATAGTTGCTGAGCGGGAGATGCCAGCCTGGCAATGCACAAATACCCTTCCGCCATCATTTTTAACAGAATCTGAAATAATCAATTAAATGACATGGTTAACACAAGGGTCAGGCTGCTGCAATGCTACAGAAACACAAGCTGCTATTTcacgtttttttttaaatttgttctttCCGTAACACTCTAGCTATGCATGGCACTTCACAGACAAAGGAGACTCTTGTCCTGAGGGAAAAGCAATGTAGGGATTTCTATACTAAACTCTAATTCCAATAATACAAACAGTTTCCTTCAGCCACTGATATTTGTTTGAAACAGTtatctctatttaaaaaataaaaatgtattggtGGAACACTAGACTAAGTTACTAACTACTTTCTGTTATGCGAGTCAATATTTCAGACAGCTTTATCAAGTTAAGGCTCTCTCTGCATTTAGCAATACAGCCTCGTAGGGAGTACTGACCCTAATAAAAGCTCTCTCCTCGTAGGGAGTACTGACCCTAATAAAATAGCTACAGatttattttgtgttattttaatCGCTGAGTAAACAGTTTCCcaggtattttaaaattaaactgggcTAGAGTTTTCCACTGAAATTTCTGCCTCAAGGCTAACACAAACTGATTCTTTGGAAGCACAGGCTGCAAAGAGCACTCATTTACCTATGAAGTCAATGGCTTCGTTAAACCAGGAGCTGATGTCAGCCTTGTGATTGTCCTCCACTGGGATGCTTTTGTACTGGTAATGCCCCTCAAAATGGTTGGGGCAGTTTGCCGAGACATTAATTAAGGCTGTGATCCCCAAAGCATCCAGCATGTCCTTTCTGGAGGCATGATAGGCACTGCCCAAGTAGAGAAATGGTAGGATTTCCACCGGCCCACCCTAAaagagaagagacaaagaaagaggaTCAGTTAATTGCAGTCTGTGATTTAAAATAGAATCCTTCTTTTCTGTTACATGCAGACAAGCAGATGTTTGTCTCTTTACATGGTTTTAGTATTAAATGGATCTGTATCTGGGCATCACCTCTGGAGATACTCAGCCTCCAGGGCTACCCTCAGTTCAAATGATCCCTTATTTCTTTGCCCATTTCCTACTGACCTGGTCATGGAGTGGGGTGCCACAGGAGCTGCAGCCAGAATCCGCACTGCTGGGCATGCTGTTGGCACTCAGAGGCAGGCTCAGGCCGGTGGGAGCAGTTGGCTTGGTGCACAGCTCAGCGCACGCAGAAGAGAAGGCTTCATACCCTCCTGGAATggcaaggggagaaaaaagagggaaaagatCTTGTTAACCTTGGTGAGACATAAATTCTCTGTGCCCCCCTGAAAACACCCAGGCTGGATTGTGCCAACCAGAAtctccctctcccctggctcATCACTGATGCCACCCGTGCCCTGCGCCCTCCCGGGACTCACCCTTGAGGAAGCAGATGCGGGTGTCCCTGGCCTCCCTGCAGAGGGTGTTCACGGCCAGCATGATGGTGCTGTCCCGCTTGGGCAGCTCCAGGTCGGAGCTGCGCTCGTCTAGCAGCACCACGGCGTGGTATCCCCCGCTGAGCAGGCGGCCCCGCAGCTCCTCGTTGGGGAtgatgtgctccagccccatggCCCCCTTGGCCCGCCGCTTCACGATGGTGCTGAAGCGGACGTTGGCGGAGCCCAGGATGTGCTCGGAGTTGAAGGAGAAGAAGGAGCGGCAGTCCAGCACCAGGCACTGGGCAGCCCGCTCCTGCAGGAGCCCCCGCAGCGTCTCGCAATCCAGGGCGCACACTTGCATGTTGACCATAGCTCGGTGCACGGCGGGAGAGGAGCGGCAGGGAGGAGAGCTCGGAGCGGCTGGTctggcccccagctgcaggacgccggcggggagagaggggggtAGGTTGTTGGTTTCTTTCAAGGCCAACGTGCTCGTTCGGACGGGAGAAGGCGAGTCCCCTTTGTCTGTGCCTGGGGGCTGTTTCCTCTCCCGGCTCCTTTGTTTCTTCTCGGGGGTTACTTGGTTTCTACtattagtttcttttaaaaaaaagctgccaGCGCTTCttgtaaaatactttttttaactcCAGCCACCCCCGCTGTTTCGCAAAGGCAGAGTCTGGCTCGGAGGGGGCAGCTTGATTTGCGGCTGGCTCCTCACTTTAGTAGCCCTCTTTGTGCTTCCTCGGTATTAGCAGTTTCCTTGCTCGCTGCAGCCTTGCGCGTGGCCTTATATAGTCAGCTTGCTGCCcgctccccccctttttttgtgaATGAGACTAGATCACATGACTGCTTCAGGCAAGACGTCACTTGCCAGGGTGTAGAGCAGACACTCCCTGCACAGGAGTACTTACGTCATCGGCACTTTTGCAGTCGCTTGAgtgcaaaaacacacacatacaaaacttCCATCCTGATCAGGCAGGAAATCAACTAATGCAACCCTACGCTCCTCAGCGCTGCGGGCAGAAACAACCGGGCCTCCTGGCAGTGATGAAAAGGCACACAATGTACAGTGGAAAGCTGAAGAACAtatacaccaggggtaggcaacctatgtgCCCAAGGGGGCACgcgcactgacttcagtggcactcatactggccactggtccaggaggctctgcattttaatttaattctaaatgaagcttcttatacattttaaagaccttatttactttacattcaacaatagtttagttatatattatagacttatagaaagagaccttctaaaaaccttaaaatgtattactggcatgtgaaaccttaaattagagtgaataaatgaagatgcggcacaccacttctgaaaggttgctgacccatgATATACACTCTCCTTCATAGCAGGTATTGCTCCACATTCTCTGATCCGTTTGGCATGTAAGAATTCCCACACACTCACCCCATGCCTAGTGCGATGACATGGCTAGGCTAGGTATAACTCTCTaactgccctctgctgggtggAATTAGAACTCTGCCACGCAGTGTCACAGACCCCACACTGCTAAGAAGCTAAGTGAGGTTCTTTTAAAGCACAAGTGGCAGTGGTTCCTCCTGTCTTCAAAACAATATTAGTTCATGTCCATGTTCCTTTATAGATTAGGAATGTGACTGCAGGCACAGACTCTTCATATTATTTCTCTTTAcgcttacacacacacccctactgaCATTTACTGTTTCAGGTAACCTCATAGGtctggtatgtgaaaggggtatTGAGAAAAGCATCACAGTGTGGACAGAACAGGAATTTTTGTATGGAAAAAAGAGCAACACAACTAAACTCTAGGCCTGGGACTGTATTCTTTGCGTActcaaaattcccactgaaatcagggctACCAAATAACTGGCAGTAGAGCAGTTCACactctgattttttccccttcacaaaTGTAGCAAGGCTTCCCAAAAGTTATTTTCCCTGTGGGTGATCAGCTTTCATCAACCCACTGGGGTATTTCTTACTCAGGGCTTCCAATCACAGTTGCTTTcgcttccccttcctgggtgcCTGGCTTCTTATATGGTCTCTCACAGCCTGCTTTTCCCTTGCTGTGTGTTTTCTCTATCCCTCCTGATAAAGGAGGAGGTTCCCCTTGTCTCTCAACCTTCTCTTTTCTCTGCTGCCCACTTGTGACTCCTGCTTCTCTCCCAATATTGCCCCCGTACAactgtttttctcttctctgccttgctccttcccctgccaCTCAGCAGTACTCTCTTACTAGTCCTCTTCTCCAGCTGCTCCTTTCAACACAAACTTTCTCTGTTCTCATTTCCTCAAACTCCCTCAAACTGCTTTGGACTCCCTCTCACACTATCTAACTCCCAGACAGACACACTTTTCTGGGACTTTCCAGAACTTTCTCCGTGGGCTCCTGACAAACTATTACCAGCCAACTGCCTCAGAATGTTCCAGAAGATTTTCAGTAAGTCCCTGATAGTCCATAAACAACAAAGTGTCCTGCAACCTTCTAGAACTTCTTGCATTCCCTGCTGATCTGTATCTGATCAAGTGCCCCAGAGCCATCCAGAATCTTCTCCTTAGATAGCTGGTGAGGTACTAATTGCCATCTGAAATTGATTAACTGATTGTGCAATTGCCTCTATCCTGCCAAACCATGACGtctgccaaagctgcagactcaaagcaaatctgtttttttcccttcaaaataAACACAGAGCTGCActttttcatttctatttatttattattgcaaTTATAATAACACCATGACTGAGAGACAGATTGCGAGTGAAGGATTCGTATGTTTCAATGCTTGATGTTTCAGCCCCCTGTGAGCTATTCACTTACTAGAACTGTAGAAGCAGTTTACAACTAATCGTTTCCAGTGAATCATTAATGCCCATGCAGCATGATCAGTGAAATATTGTGCTCACAGTAGAGTGGCCATTCGGTTAGAACAGGTCACATAGTCTGTTGGATGTGCTGCATAAGATGCTGCCATTAGCAAGGTTATTATTTATAACCCTCAGCCTTTACAATGCTCCAATCAAACTTTTACTGACTAGGCATCCACAAATCTCTTTTAGGGGAATAATAATAGtgataattattaataattaattactaGCCTTTTCATAAAATAAAGCAGTCAAGAAAGGATAGGCAAAGAGCTGAGACCCTTATTTAGGGTTTATTGTCTTGGCAGAACTCCTACTTACTGCATATACAAGTATATACACAGGAACCATGTCAGGCAGGAGGAGGGTGGAATGCAGCAGTAGTTTAATGTGGCACACTGCAATAGTTTAATATGTGGGTGACACTAGACAAgcactacactcttgaatgaactcacacaggaaaaacataaaagacaaaagcaccacgtcacttgtgggtgaacactttttacAGAGCAATCAAGCtatatcagtcctcatcctcaaaggaaacctgcacaacactttaaaaagacgagcctgggagcttaatttcattactctgctagacactaaaaatcacggactgaacagagacattggatttatggcttgttacaacaatctgtaaccaacTAATCCCCTTTTTTTGTCCTATatctgcagaggtgttaatgggcctaAAATGCTCCCTTACAGTATGTGCTACCTACTTATAtgccaaacaatctgttccaccttgcattttgctgtaatGTTGGGAGTAtcttctccagacctgaagaagagatccATGTGgttcaaaatcttgtctctctcaccaacagaagttggtccaataaaagatcttacctTACTCACCTTGTTTCTGCAAGAATCCCATATCCAGctgaaaatacagaaggaaaggAGAATGTAATTCTGAAATGGAATTTGACTAGAATTTGACTAGAATAGTGGGCTTTTAATACCTCAACGGTTGCAAAAAGCACCAATGGAATTGTTAGGCCTGATCTACAGTACAGAGTTAAGTCGACGCAAGGCAGTTTAGATCAACCTAActatgtaagtgtctacactaaaaattcACTTCCACCAATGTAACTGCCCCGctacaccaacttaataactccacctcatGAGAGGCACAGAATCAATGTTCACGTAGTTAGGTCGATGCAGGGTCAGTGTAGACACAgcgttgcttacatcaactgttatTGGCTTttagaagccatcccacaatgctccacactgacagtacaattgGTATAAGTGTTTCTGGTGAGGATGCACATCAACGACACAAGGAGTAACATGTAGACACAtacaagcaatgtaattactgtggcagctgtatgccaatgtaagttaggtcgacttaattttgtactgtagacatgcccttagtaaCCACGAACAAAGAGATCAGAACCTCAGTTTAATGTTTCATCTGAAGGATGGCACTGTCAGCAGCACGGTGCCCCTTAGCACTATGCTAGGGCACTGGGCCAGCACTGACCCAAAGGCACAAGGGCCATTTCGCAACACTATTTCCTTCAGAATTCTGGATTCTTCCTTGGAGGTTTTCCATTCAAGGACTGATTAGGGCCAGCCCTTTGAGATCAGACAAGATCACAACCCAAGGTAGCACAGCTATAACTTAGCTGTACCAATATTATCCTGCTAGGTATCAGCCTGGGGGCACGTTTTCTTTTCACTGATTTAACCAAATTTAACAACTTGAGGATTGGCTGCTTTAAAATTACTTGagagtaaaagtaaaataaaaatggctttttttccaTCTAGGAAGGCTTTACTTTTCCTAAGCTTATATGAAGAATCATATCTCTGGTCTTTGTACAATAGTTAGAATGCACCTCAATAGCAATTAGCCTTTTCCAAAACATCATTATTAATCAGCACCAGAATATTAAATATTGGGCCAGATACACTCTAGCTGCTGTAGGGTGGTGCAAAAAGAACACTGTCCATGCCACTATGGCAACCTGTATCCTAGGGGAATCCACCCAAATGAGGGCAGTATCAGTTGTGCCTGTTGCTTTTATCATAAAAGGAGGAGAGCTTTGATTCTGACCTTGTTTACACTACAACAAAGCAGGAGGCACACGATCAATATAAATGGAATGACACCAGTGTAAAACCTGTGTCAGTAGAAAGAAAATTAAGCTCTAATAGCACTAAAGAATAATTTCCTTGCCTTTGTCtcttgtttattaaaaataaacatccttTAAAAGCTAAGGTAATGAAAGCACAAAACAGAGTGTTAAATTCACATTCAAAGAGTTAACTCAATTCACTTAAATTAGGGTTTGACTTCCTGGCttaaaaaaagtcaggaaattccaagTTAACCCCTCCTAAATAAGTCCCTGTTTCCAATCAGGCTAAAATGTCAttgtgaaaataataataaataataataacaacaacaacagaaaaggaCAGTGCACTGGTGCAAAGGAAGAAGGTGGCTCTTTAATTTGATCATCTAGGTGGCTCGCGTTATTCCACATCATTTTAACGTTAGAGTCGTGGGACTGTGAATTCATGGTTGTTTTATAGGACCTCTAACAAGTCTGTAGATATGAAAACCACATGAAGATGATACCATGCTCATGGGGTAGGATACTCATGGTTCAGTGACATCACCATGAATTCATAGTCACATTTGTTGTGCCTTTACATGTTTTCTGTCTCTTTGTGCATATGGACAGTGGGAGGGAAGACTAAATTATCTTTTTTCAGCATGAAGGGGCTTCACATTCCAACCTGACACTTATTTGGGAGTGTAATAATTAAAAGACCATGGAAAACTTTACACTGACCGACTCTGATGCTGATTTGTTTAGCAATCCTGTGACTATCACAGATAACCTCTGAGCCGGGATCCTTCCACTTATACAGATttctgccatgcacttggtatTCTCCTTCTTAGCTTTCAACCTGTAGAGAGCTAAATTGGTGACAAAGACTTCTGAAGTAGTgactcagggccaaattcagatctcATGTTAGTGAGTGAAACTCCACGGAAATCAAAATTATAGCAGGTTTGGATGTGACCTTTTGTGCTTTACTGACTTCAGCATGTCCTTTTCCTGAGTAAAGATATGCAAGATCAATTCTACAGTGAGACAGACATGTCGAGGAAACTGGAAACGGTGCTGGATTCATTTCTTTAGCATTTGTAACATTTTCTCTAAATTCAGTTTCACAACCCAAcatttctgtttataaacaatTATGTTGATCTTGTATATATCAAGACAAATTAacaagtgggagggggaaaaagggatgAAAGGAATTAACAGGCAAAATATAATCAATATAGAATTATCAATCAGATATACTACAGATAACTAGATTTCTTTACACATTTAAATCCAGGTTGAGGACTGCATCTTCTTGTTGAGTTCTGGCCAAGTTCTAATTTTACCAACTTCATAATGTTACAGAGGTGAGGGTGGGGAATCTATTTAATTGTTCTCAGGGCCAGTCCAGACAATGCAACaggaggccctgggttgggggTCTTATCCGATGAAAGGGAAGCTGAAAATCCAATATGTTATTTTCTGTATATGCTTATGTCTGGTTGTGTGCAGTGTGAATTGCGTCTTACTAACTGGAAGCTCAGTGATATAGAGGTTCAGTGGTACAGTGATTATGGTAAGGAGTATGACTGGCATACAGACAAGTACGCCCCCCCCTTTAGGGAATAACAACATCTCCTTTATCTCAGCCCTTGCTGGGGCATATCTTAGACTTCCTCTTCTCTTGTTCAGAAGACAACCTCCACCCACTGTTCCACTAAATCCCTGCACTAAAATACCAGTTCTGGACACATCAGCTGTCTAGCCCAAGAATGATCACTGCCTCCAAAGTCTAGTTTGGGGCAGGTATGGAAAAAAAGGCCATATACACTGAAACTTGGCCCTTGCAGATGGGGATGGCCCAAGAGAATGGTTTTAGAGCAGATCCCAGATTTGCTTGAACTGGCCCTGGGAGCAAGGAGATCTAGCTTCTGTTCCTTACTCTGACACTGAATTACTGTGTAGcctggagcaagtcacttaagggccaattttcaaaagcagccactgattttgggtgtccaGCTTGGGATACCTTggccttgattttcagaaatgctaagcACTGTCCCTCTGGTTGAAATCTGTTGGAGAATAGCACCATTCAGCAGGcattcagcacctggcaggatcagggcaGCAGTACTCATGATTTTAGCCCCATTAGCATTACAGTTAATTAACTGTAATCATCTGTAGTGAAACATGAAATGTATTGGATATAGGCATTATGCATCTGATAGTGGTTGTGAAGCTACAGTATTTGTAAAGCTGGGATCCTTCAGAATGAAAGGCACTAGATATATCAGAGCATAATTTGTGCTGGGACTTGCTGGAGCTTTTCATGTCAGGCCGCAGCCCCTGCACCTCTTCCGTCAGGGGCATGCAAGGCGTGACCTCATACATATGGTGCATGCAAGGTTACTCTgggcagaggatgccattttgtagaatAGAATGTTACCTTCCCTGCAGTACGACTACACACATATGTTCATGTGTGAGGTCACACTGTGTGGGGGATGCCATTGTTATTGCTTGAGCCTCAGCATCTCTGTCTTTGGAAATTAAGCACTGTGTAAAATGCATTTACACTAGGTCATTCTCTCTTTGaaactttttattaaggcaaagttacaataaaacttTAACATACTACACATACATTACTTATTACTTATTCAGGGccaggttaatattcaaagaacgaggctaaagattctggcttgctgCCTGGGGAGCCCTCCTCCTGTGAGTACCCTAAATAGGGTGACCATTCTCTCTAATGGTATCCAATAATTCATCCCCGCTATCCATTTATTAGTAACATACACTGATGAGGAGTGAAGTAAGAGCAAGTTTTTGTGGAAGGGAGGTAGATTTGAATAGAAAATGAGTGACGTACCTCGTAACCAGATAGCAGTAAGAGGTGTGTTGCTCTCATGCAGAAATATGAGACATGGATCTATTGTTAGTCAGCTGATTCCAGCATCCTGTGGGTGCAGTGATCATATGTGAGTTCCTAAGCTCTGAAATCAGCAGCTGTGTAGCAAAGATTGTAATGACGTCCCTTGGGGCATTGTAAACTGTAGGTTGCTCTTCTGACTTTCTCccttttgttattattattgattacaaATTTAGCTCCATAAATGTGCATGGTATTTAGTAGACAAGTGAAAAgtatagggtcagattctgatttcagtaaCAGTGGTATAAAAGAGGAGTAACTCTAGCTTTCAGGGTGAATGAGctcagagggatagctcagtggtttgagcattggcctactaaacccagggttgtgagctcagttcatgagggggccgtttagggattgggggcaaaaatctgcctggggattggtcctgttttgagcagggagttggactagctgacctcctgagggccctttcaaccctgatattctaggattctattaaTATGACTCAATGGTACCTGTAATGAAAAATTTACAAACCAGGGCCCTGATTCAGATGTGAATCTAAGTAAGCCTAAAAGGAAGAAGGACTCTAATTTGATGTAACTTACACTTTCTGGTCCCCTCAATGCATCTATTATACCAATTTAGGTTTCCTCTGCATTCCTGGGCCCAGTTCTCTATAAGATACAACTGTTTGCACTGGTCTACTGATGCAGTGGAGCCATAAAGCCAGTTTAACCAGCTACCCCCAAATTCCCCCAGCTTAGGAAGCATTgctgaggaagaaagaaaggacatGACCAGAGCTCCTGTGTGATCTAGCTACTGATGGCTGCCAGAACAGCCCCTGGGAGCCATAGGCAGCTGGGAGTCATTTACAAGAGTCAGGGGCCAGCTGTAGAATTGgggagctgccaatgtgatgtaaAGCCACTTTTGCCTCCCTCTGAGGTCCTAGGCCAATGCATCTCCACTGATCCCAGGAATCAGGGCTCTTTACACTTAAATATACTTACCAACATCTAAGCAAAACCCTCTGCCTCACACATCACCAATGCTCGAATTACAGGGAAGCCTGATGTAGGGGGACTTGGCCCCCTTAGTACTGTTAGTGGCTCCTGCACTTCTGTCTTATGATCCCCTTACTTCTTAATATTGTTTACATTAAAGCAAGCCACTTGACATTCAGGGCCCATCTACTTTTTTCCAATAATGGAAGCACTGCACATCACCCCTACACTTGTCCCAGTATGTCTAATGGAGTGTAAGGAGGCGTAGTGGCTGAGGGGATGGAAGAAAAGAAGGTAGCAGCAAAATCAACT
This sequence is a window from Chelonoidis abingdonii isolate Lonesome George chromosome 7, CheloAbing_2.0, whole genome shotgun sequence. Protein-coding genes within it:
- the DUSP1 gene encoding dual specificity protein phosphatase 1 gives rise to the protein MVNMQVCALDCETLRGLLQERAAQCLVLDCRSFFSFNSEHILGSANVRFSTIVKRRAKGAMGLEHIIPNEELRGRLLSGGYHAVVLLDERSSDLELPKRDSTIMLAVNTLCREARDTRICFLKGGYEAFSSACAELCTKPTAPTGLSLPLSANSMPSSADSGCSSCGTPLHDQGGPVEILPFLYLGSAYHASRKDMLDALGITALINVSANCPNHFEGHYQYKSIPVEDNHKADISSWFNEAIDFIDSVKNDGGRVFVHCQAGISRSATICLAYLMRTNRVKLDEAFEFVKQRRSIISPNFSFMGQLLQFESQVLAPNCSAEAGSPAMSVLDRGTSTTTVFNFPVSIPVHPSSSALSYLQSPITTSPSC